The Euphorbia lathyris chromosome 8, ddEupLath1.1, whole genome shotgun sequence genome has a window encoding:
- the LOC136202963 gene encoding uncharacterized protein has protein sequence MATVPGQLIWEIVKRNNSFLVKEFGRGNAGLQFSKESNNLYNLNSFKYSGLANKKTVSIQVVLATSKTKKQNKPASLLHKSVMRKEFRSMAKAVSNQNQAQRRSTQRVKCEIEGSQVNSDDDFFGSYDYNDDGQDYKGRPGEKNFDRDPEYAEILGDCINDPQKARDKVEERVRKKRNKILHTKTGSDKPMKVTFNNFDFSNSYIWFEFYNGPLEKDIALICDTIRAWHIIGRLGGCNSMNMQLSQSTFERRPNYDAIQGANVNPTTFYNIGDFEIQDNLARIWVDIGTAEALILDVLINALTQISSDHVGIKQLVFGGSEFENWKDNLSEDAGFSVHKI, from the exons ATGGCGACAGTTCCAGGGCAGTTGATTTGGGAGATTGTGAAGAGGAATAACTCATTTCTTGTGAAAGAGTTTGGCAGAGGCAACGCCGGCCTTCAGTTTAGCAAGGAGAGCAACAACCTGTACAACCTCAACTCTTTCAAGTACTCTG GATTGGCCAATAAGAAGACTGTTAGCATTCAGGTGGTGCTGGCGACCTCGAAGACTAAGAAGCAGAACAAACCTGCAAGTTTGCTACACAAGTCAGTCATGAGGAAGGAGTTCCGTAGCATGGCTAAGGCTGTTTCTAATCAG AATCAAGCTCAGAGGAGAAGTACGCAAAGAGTGAAGTGCGAAATTGAGGGAAGCCAAGTGAATTCCGATGATGATTTCTTTGGTAGTTATGACTACAACGATGATGGACAAGACTATAAAGGGAGACCAGGAGAAAAGAATTTTGATAGAGACCCTGAATACGCTGAAATTTTAGGGGATTGTATCAATGATCCCCAAAAAGCTCGAGATAAG GTGGAGGAGAGAGTGAGGAAGAAAAGGAACAAAATTTTGCATACAAAGACTGGTTCAGATAAGCCTATGAAGGTTACATTCAACAA CTTTGATTTCTCAAACTCCTACATTTGGTTTGAATTCTACAATGGTCCGCTAGAGAAAGATATCGCTTTAATCTGTGAT ACAATTCGCGCTTGGCACATCATTGGACGCCTTGGTGGATGTAATTCCATGAATATGCAA TTGTCCCAATCAACTTTCGAAAGAAGACCGAATTATGATGCTATTCAGGGAGCAAATGTGAACCCAACCACATTTTACAACATAGGGGATTTTGAGATTCAAGATAACTTGGCACGAATATG GGTGGATATTGGCACTGCAGAGGCATTGATTTTGGATGTTTTGATCAATGCTTTGACACAGATAAGCTCCGA CCATGTAGGAATTAAGCAATTGGTGTTTGGTGGTTCTGAATTTGAGAATTGGAAGGATAACTTGTCTGAGGATGCAGGTTTCAGCGTCCACAAGATTTAG
- the LOC136202962 gene encoding histone acetyltransferase type B catalytic subunit isoform X1, giving the protein MRPPIPRSEGVSASPISVGQFSSRCFFYCLYAGVEAKECIKIYLVSSKEEVGVSESFCIDPVDLNGFFDEDGKIYGYNGLKITIWISSITFHAYADITYKSTSDGGKGITDLKTSLQNIFADTLVDSKDDFLQSFSAETDLIRSLISAGEMLQHKAANGHNGEFHSHLEGAASDLKVVRMVMGNDGAGLLYSRLIPLVLLLIDGSNPIDVVDPGWEIYVLVQGKKDEHETIQDRIVGFTALYRFFHYPDKTRLRLSQILVLPPYQHKGYGRYLVEAVNNVAISEDVYDFTVEEPLDYFQHVRTCTDIQLLLAFDPIQDVVKSAVSTLKHGKLSKETHVPRFMPPSTAIDDVRKTLKINKKQFLQCWEILIYLGLHPEDKCMEDFVTIISNRVKTDILGKDSESQGKKVTEVPTDYDQEMSFVMFRSGNIESHSVEMDENQAKQKEQLQKMVDERVEEIKLIAQKLRPL; this is encoded by the exons ATGCGGCCACCGATCCCAAGAAGCGAAGGCGTGTCGGCTTCTCCAATATCGGTTGGTCAATTCAGCTCCCgttgtttcttttattgtttat ATGCAGGAGTCGAAGCCAAAGAATGCATTAAAATTTACCTGG TTTCTAGCAAGGAAGAAGTGGGAGTTTCAGAAAGTTTTTGCATTGATCCAGTTGATTTGAATGGGTTTTTCGATGAGGATGGAAAAATATATGGTTACAATGGATTGAAG ATAACCATCTGGATTAGCAGCATAACTTTTCATGCATATGCTGATATTACATATAAGAGCACATCTGAT GGGGGAAAAGGAATCACAGACCTGAAAACTTCTCTTCAG AACATTTTTGCTGATACTCTTGTGGATAGTAAGGATGACTTCCTTCAATCATTTTCTGCTGAGACTGATTTAATTAG ATCCCTTATCTCAGCTGGGGAAATGTTGCAACATAAAGCTGCTAATGGTCATAATGGAGAATTTCATAGTCATTTGGAGGGAGCTGCTTCAGATTTAAAG GTAGTTCGTATGGTGATGGGCAATGATGGTGCTGGCCTCCTTTACAGTCGCTTGATTcctctggttcttcttcttattGATG GTAGCAACCCTATTGATGTTGTTGACCCAGGATGGGAGATATATGTCCTAGTTCAGGGAAAAAAGGATGAACATGAAACAATTCAAGATAGAATTGTAGGTTTTACAGCACTTTATCGCTTCTTTCATTACCCTGATAAAACACGATTGCGACTCAGTCAG ATCTTGGTGCTGCCACCATACCAACACAAAGGTTATGGTAGATACCTTGTTGAAGCGGTCAACAATGTTGCAATTTCTGAAGATGTTTATGATTTTACAGTGGAAGAGCCATTAGATTACTTTCAACATGTGCGTACTTGTACTGACATACAActtcttcttgcttttgatCCAATTCAGGATGTAGTTAAATCCGCTGTTTCAACTCTGAAACATGGAAAACTATCAAAGGAAACTCACGTCCCTCGATTTATGCCACCTTCAACTGCAATTGATGATGTTAGGAAAACTTTGAAAATCAACAAGAAACAGTTTCTTCAATGTTGGGAGATTTTAATTTATCTAGGCCTACATCCTGAAGACAAGTGCATGGAGGATTTTGTGACGATCATTTCAAATCGTGTGAAGACAGATATCTTAGGGAAAGATTCTGAAAGCCAAGGCAAGAAGGTGACTGAAGTTCCAACCGATTATGATCAAGAGATGTCGTTTGTCATGTTTAGGTCAGGGAATATAGAATCCCATAGTGTTGAGATGGATGAAAATCAAGCAAAACAGAAAGAGCAGCTGCAAAAGATGGTCGATGAAAGGGTCGAAGAGATAAAACTAATTGCTCAGAAGCTGCGCCCTCTCTGA
- the LOC136202962 gene encoding histone acetyltransferase type B catalytic subunit isoform X2: protein MGKKQQSAGDAATDPKKRRRVGFSNIDAGVEAKECIKIYLVSSKEEVGVSESFCIDPVDLNGFFDEDGKIYGYNGLKITIWISSITFHAYADITYKSTSDGGKGITDLKTSLQNIFADTLVDSKDDFLQSFSAETDLIRSLISAGEMLQHKAANGHNGEFHSHLEGAASDLKVVRMVMGNDGAGLLYSRLIPLVLLLIDGSNPIDVVDPGWEIYVLVQGKKDEHETIQDRIVGFTALYRFFHYPDKTRLRLSQILVLPPYQHKGYGRYLVEAVNNVAISEDVYDFTVEEPLDYFQHVRTCTDIQLLLAFDPIQDVVKSAVSTLKHGKLSKETHVPRFMPPSTAIDDVRKTLKINKKQFLQCWEILIYLGLHPEDKCMEDFVTIISNRVKTDILGKDSESQGKKVTEVPTDYDQEMSFVMFRSGNIESHSVEMDENQAKQKEQLQKMVDERVEEIKLIAQKLRPL, encoded by the exons ATGGGGAAGAAGCAACAATCCGCCGGCGATGCGGCCACCGATCCCAAGAAGCGAAGGCGTGTCGGCTTCTCCAATATCG ATGCAGGAGTCGAAGCCAAAGAATGCATTAAAATTTACCTGG TTTCTAGCAAGGAAGAAGTGGGAGTTTCAGAAAGTTTTTGCATTGATCCAGTTGATTTGAATGGGTTTTTCGATGAGGATGGAAAAATATATGGTTACAATGGATTGAAG ATAACCATCTGGATTAGCAGCATAACTTTTCATGCATATGCTGATATTACATATAAGAGCACATCTGAT GGGGGAAAAGGAATCACAGACCTGAAAACTTCTCTTCAG AACATTTTTGCTGATACTCTTGTGGATAGTAAGGATGACTTCCTTCAATCATTTTCTGCTGAGACTGATTTAATTAG ATCCCTTATCTCAGCTGGGGAAATGTTGCAACATAAAGCTGCTAATGGTCATAATGGAGAATTTCATAGTCATTTGGAGGGAGCTGCTTCAGATTTAAAG GTAGTTCGTATGGTGATGGGCAATGATGGTGCTGGCCTCCTTTACAGTCGCTTGATTcctctggttcttcttcttattGATG GTAGCAACCCTATTGATGTTGTTGACCCAGGATGGGAGATATATGTCCTAGTTCAGGGAAAAAAGGATGAACATGAAACAATTCAAGATAGAATTGTAGGTTTTACAGCACTTTATCGCTTCTTTCATTACCCTGATAAAACACGATTGCGACTCAGTCAG ATCTTGGTGCTGCCACCATACCAACACAAAGGTTATGGTAGATACCTTGTTGAAGCGGTCAACAATGTTGCAATTTCTGAAGATGTTTATGATTTTACAGTGGAAGAGCCATTAGATTACTTTCAACATGTGCGTACTTGTACTGACATACAActtcttcttgcttttgatCCAATTCAGGATGTAGTTAAATCCGCTGTTTCAACTCTGAAACATGGAAAACTATCAAAGGAAACTCACGTCCCTCGATTTATGCCACCTTCAACTGCAATTGATGATGTTAGGAAAACTTTGAAAATCAACAAGAAACAGTTTCTTCAATGTTGGGAGATTTTAATTTATCTAGGCCTACATCCTGAAGACAAGTGCATGGAGGATTTTGTGACGATCATTTCAAATCGTGTGAAGACAGATATCTTAGGGAAAGATTCTGAAAGCCAAGGCAAGAAGGTGACTGAAGTTCCAACCGATTATGATCAAGAGATGTCGTTTGTCATGTTTAGGTCAGGGAATATAGAATCCCATAGTGTTGAGATGGATGAAAATCAAGCAAAACAGAAAGAGCAGCTGCAAAAGATGGTCGATGAAAGGGTCGAAGAGATAAAACTAATTGCTCAGAAGCTGCGCCCTCTCTGA